A DNA window from Thalassospiraceae bacterium LMO-JJ14 contains the following coding sequences:
- a CDS encoding glycosyltransferase family 4 protein, protein MNILFFTENFPPETNAAATRVYERAVYWAKWGHQVTVITCQPNFPHGRLFDGYENSYSTEDMDGLRVVRVPTYISPNRGVFLRILDFLSFMISGYRAARLEPAPDVVISTSPQFFAAVAAWWFAKRRGLRYVFELGDLWPASIAAVGAMKANLALRLLEKLELKMYRDADAVVALTSSFRNNLIDRGIDAGKIAVVINGVDLWRYAPRPRDTVLAARAGLKDGECVIGYIGTHGMAHALDNVLDTAAIMRERPDIVFLLVGAGAERDGLMARAKAERLTNVRFLDPQPKASMPDVWSLCDAALVHLKNADVFAGVIPSKIFEAMGMGLPIIFAGPPGEGSGIVANAGAGLIVAAQNPHALASACAVLADEPDQRRDMGKRSLTAAPRYSRETQSRHMIDVLDAVIAGRGMEAARINPGRGEAS, encoded by the coding sequence TTGAACATCCTTTTTTTCACAGAGAACTTTCCCCCTGAAACCAATGCCGCGGCGACGCGTGTATATGAGCGTGCCGTGTATTGGGCGAAGTGGGGCCATCAAGTGACCGTCATCACCTGCCAGCCCAATTTTCCACACGGCCGGCTTTTCGACGGCTATGAGAACAGCTATAGCACCGAGGACATGGACGGGCTGCGCGTGGTGCGCGTGCCGACCTACATCTCACCCAACCGTGGCGTTTTTCTCCGGATCCTGGATTTTCTGAGTTTCATGATCAGCGGCTACCGGGCGGCACGGTTGGAGCCGGCCCCCGATGTCGTGATCTCGACCTCGCCGCAATTTTTCGCCGCCGTTGCCGCATGGTGGTTCGCGAAGCGGCGTGGGCTTCGCTATGTCTTCGAACTGGGCGATTTATGGCCGGCGTCCATTGCCGCTGTCGGTGCCATGAAAGCCAATCTGGCCTTGCGGCTCCTCGAGAAACTTGAACTGAAGATGTACCGTGATGCGGACGCCGTGGTCGCGCTGACATCGTCATTCCGCAACAACCTGATCGACCGCGGTATCGATGCCGGTAAAATCGCCGTGGTCATCAACGGAGTCGATCTGTGGCGCTATGCGCCGCGCCCGCGCGACACGGTGCTTGCCGCCAGGGCGGGCCTGAAAGACGGCGAATGCGTGATCGGTTACATCGGCACTCACGGCATGGCGCATGCGCTCGACAATGTTCTCGATACCGCGGCGATCATGCGCGAGCGCCCGGATATCGTATTCCTGCTGGTCGGCGCCGGCGCCGAGCGCGACGGCCTGATGGCGCGGGCGAAAGCGGAACGCCTGACAAATGTCCGCTTCCTCGATCCGCAACCCAAGGCAAGTATGCCCGATGTCTGGTCGCTTTGCGACGCGGCGCTGGTGCACCTGAAGAATGCCGACGTTTTCGCCGGAGTCATTCCGTCGAAAATCTTCGAAGCCATGGGCATGGGCCTGCCGATCATATTTGCCGGCCCGCCGGGTGAGGGTTCCGGAATCGTCGCCAATGCCGGTGCCGGTCTGATCGTTGCCGCGCAAAATCCGCATGCGCTGGCTTCCGCCTGTGCCGTTCTCGCGGACGAGCCGGATCAGCGCCGCGACATGGGCAAGCGCAGCCTCACCGCCGCACCCCGTTACAGCCGCGAGACCCAGTCGCGCCATATGATCGATGTGCTGGATGCGGTGATTGCCGGCCGGGGGATGGAAGCCGCCCGCATCAACCCCGGTCGCGGAGAGGCTTCTTGA
- a CDS encoding O-antigen ligase family protein: MPLAIVAALALLGVAYKRDALKRIRVFDSYVLYALCAYFLTALLASLLNDALVDEATSLGKIIGLIVIAVLLFPMRSCLSKVDIQWVAGALILGLCITMMWIGGYILYEKLMYFISLEPERYNDDYFSRLQLYGYFWFKSASTVTALFSLVAGVYLIGAGKRLFALLFVCFGVLTCYWVGSRTAGYGLVGALVAGLTYQLLGRYRLKLVLAVLALAFLLPVWMNLSNFKPEQVSTQLNITNSAANAVVYRMYIWDFVADKIAEKPLLGWGVDASKRLGTDAEGVLSDPRFGKLGEPIPVHPHNAILQIWLDFGFFGAMFIYVLIARGLILAERHIHRPLDRIWIFACGSLIATLFSFSFSIASSWWMVTVIVGVVLTAMFARHASLQESAGMSSS, from the coding sequence GTGCCGCTGGCAATCGTAGCAGCGCTCGCATTACTGGGGGTTGCCTATAAAAGAGACGCACTCAAGCGCATCCGGGTTTTCGATTCCTATGTCCTGTATGCTCTTTGCGCCTATTTTCTGACAGCCCTGCTGGCATCCCTGCTGAACGACGCATTGGTTGACGAGGCCACGTCACTCGGCAAAATCATCGGCCTGATCGTCATTGCGGTTTTGCTTTTCCCGATGCGGAGCTGCCTGAGCAAGGTGGATATCCAATGGGTTGCCGGCGCCCTGATCTTGGGGCTGTGCATCACCATGATGTGGATTGGCGGGTACATACTCTATGAGAAACTGATGTATTTTATCAGTCTCGAGCCTGAGCGATACAATGACGACTATTTTTCCCGGCTTCAGCTTTACGGTTATTTCTGGTTCAAATCCGCATCCACCGTTACAGCGCTTTTCAGCCTTGTCGCAGGGGTTTATCTGATTGGAGCCGGAAAACGGCTTTTTGCCCTCTTGTTTGTCTGCTTCGGTGTACTGACATGTTACTGGGTCGGGAGCCGGACGGCAGGCTACGGACTGGTTGGTGCACTGGTCGCAGGCCTCACCTATCAGTTGCTTGGCAGATACAGGCTCAAACTGGTGTTGGCCGTTCTGGCACTGGCATTTCTGCTGCCGGTCTGGATGAATCTCAGTAACTTTAAGCCCGAGCAAGTCAGCACCCAACTCAACATAACAAATTCGGCAGCAAATGCAGTCGTTTACCGCATGTATATATGGGATTTTGTCGCTGACAAAATCGCCGAGAAACCATTACTCGGTTGGGGGGTCGACGCTTCCAAGCGGCTTGGAACGGACGCCGAAGGCGTTCTGAGCGACCCCCGGTTTGGAAAACTCGGAGAGCCCATTCCGGTACATCCACACAACGCCATCCTGCAGATCTGGCTGGACTTCGGTTTCTTCGGTGCGATGTTCATATATGTGCTGATCGCACGGGGCCTGATTTTAGCTGAACGGCATATCCACCGTCCCCTGGACCGCATATGGATTTTTGCCTGCGGCTCCTTGATCGCCACCCTCTTCAGCTTCAGTTTTTCCATCGCTTCAAGCTGGTGGATGGTCACCGTAATCGTGGGTGTCGTCTTGACGGCGATGTTCGCCCGGCACGCAAGCCTGCAAGAATCTGCAGGAATGTCTTCGTCATGA
- a CDS encoding glycosyltransferase family 4 protein, translated as MPELWPFAAACATGFLIALVGTGFLCRLLAGKGILDEPNQRSSHQQAKPRGGGLAILAAVAAGIGILAIAGTPLPSGIIMVGIAAFVLALISWADDVRGLSPLVRFIPQFICVGIVLYIAPVSELPLIGALPGWLQSGLLALAWLWFINLYNFMDGIDGITGVETIVITLGIALVCIFNRDLIGLQGPALVIAAAAAGFLVWNWAPAKIFMGDVGSVPLGFVLGWLLLDMAGNGYLAAALILPGYYLIDATITLLSRLRRGKKIWQAHREHAYQHAVQNGLSHADVSLRVGITGCALTGLAIVSTAYPWPAGVTACIVVVLFWRYLRHVTP; from the coding sequence GTGCCTGAGCTTTGGCCATTTGCTGCGGCCTGTGCGACGGGGTTCCTGATCGCCTTGGTTGGGACCGGTTTTCTCTGCCGGTTGTTGGCCGGAAAAGGCATTCTGGACGAGCCCAATCAACGCAGCTCGCATCAACAGGCAAAACCACGTGGCGGCGGACTGGCGATACTTGCCGCCGTCGCAGCAGGTATCGGCATACTGGCCATTGCCGGTACACCTCTGCCGTCCGGCATTATAATGGTTGGAATAGCAGCATTCGTCTTGGCACTGATTTCGTGGGCAGACGATGTCAGAGGATTATCTCCGCTGGTTCGGTTCATTCCGCAATTCATATGTGTCGGAATTGTCCTATACATCGCCCCCGTTTCCGAGCTCCCCCTGATCGGCGCATTGCCGGGGTGGTTGCAGTCCGGACTGCTCGCGCTGGCGTGGCTATGGTTCATCAATCTTTATAATTTCATGGACGGTATCGACGGCATCACCGGTGTCGAGACCATTGTCATCACGCTCGGCATCGCGCTCGTTTGCATTTTCAATCGCGACCTCATCGGTCTGCAGGGACCGGCACTCGTCATCGCCGCCGCAGCGGCCGGGTTTCTGGTCTGGAACTGGGCGCCTGCAAAGATCTTCATGGGCGACGTCGGCAGTGTGCCACTGGGATTCGTACTTGGCTGGCTGCTGCTCGACATGGCCGGGAACGGATATCTGGCTGCGGCGCTTATTCTACCGGGATATTATCTGATCGATGCGACGATAACCCTGCTATCCCGGCTGCGCCGCGGCAAAAAAATCTGGCAGGCGCATCGCGAGCATGCCTATCAACATGCCGTTCAGAACGGCCTGTCCCACGCCGACGTTTCATTGCGCGTTGGCATAACCGGATGCGCGTTGACCGGCCTTGCCATTGTCAGCACTGCATACCCCTGGCCGGCCGGCGTTACGGCGTGCATTGTTGTCGTGCTGTTCTGGCGATACCTTCGCCATGTGACACCCTGA
- a CDS encoding methyltransferase domain-containing protein: MSADSLSYEGREFEAAANLVNYYRWITDSFKPYLKGDGTEIGAGIGTYSGYLRPLLSTLDTVEPSAHQFTALQAKFADDKNVRTFSETIHDYLQRVGPDARDCICLVNVLEHIEHDTDALSDLHRLIKPGGHVCIFVPAMPCLHSKLDDIFGHYRRYTKPELEQKLAATGFTAMQSKYMDILGFPAWGLINTIMGSTNLSPALTSLYDKVFIPVTRTFEAIVPPPFGKSLLIVGQKRA, encoded by the coding sequence GTGAGTGCAGATTCTCTTTCCTATGAAGGCCGGGAATTCGAAGCTGCGGCCAACCTTGTCAATTACTACCGCTGGATCACCGACAGCTTCAAGCCATACCTGAAGGGGGACGGCACGGAAATCGGCGCCGGGATCGGCACATATTCAGGTTACCTGCGCCCGCTTCTGTCGACGCTCGATACCGTTGAGCCTTCAGCGCACCAGTTTACAGCCCTGCAGGCAAAATTCGCAGACGACAAAAACGTCCGGACGTTTTCGGAAACCATTCATGACTACCTGCAGCGCGTCGGCCCCGATGCACGGGACTGCATCTGCCTCGTCAATGTGCTCGAGCATATTGAACATGATACGGACGCGCTTTCGGATCTGCACCGTTTGATCAAGCCCGGCGGGCATGTATGCATTTTCGTACCCGCGATGCCGTGTCTGCATAGTAAGCTCGATGATATTTTCGGTCATTATCGCCGCTACACGAAACCTGAACTCGAACAAAAACTGGCCGCCACCGGCTTCACCGCCATGCAAAGCAAGTACATGGATATCCTCGGATTTCCGGCATGGGGCCTGATCAACACGATCATGGGGTCGACAAACCTGAGCCCGGCCCTGACGTCGCTGTACGATAAGGTTTTCATCCCCGTGACCCGAACTTTCGAAGCCATCGTGCCGCCGCCGTTCGGCAAAAGCCTGCTGATTGTCGGACAGAAGCGTGCCTGA
- a CDS encoding glycosyltransferase family 2 protein produces MPDAPKSLTIIIPAYNEADTILECVRRVVEADKRGLEWDIVISDNVSTDGTRELLEKIDDPKIKVVLRDRHSGKGANLRTAIAHATGDIVLWQDADLEYNPKDYYDVLEPFFETDADVVYGSRLTRAKYCKVYGTLNFVANKLLTWTANVLFNRIFTDIETAIKAFRLEAIKSLDLVSEGFEIEPEVTAKICKAGLNIYEVPISHAARCYEEGKKVRWWHFFTSIWSLIKWRVVG; encoded by the coding sequence ATGCCCGATGCGCCGAAGTCACTGACGATCATCATTCCCGCCTATAACGAGGCGGACACCATTCTGGAATGCGTCCGCCGGGTCGTCGAAGCGGACAAACGCGGCCTGGAATGGGACATCGTGATTTCCGACAACGTGTCGACCGACGGCACCCGCGAACTGCTGGAAAAGATCGATGACCCGAAGATCAAGGTCGTGCTGCGCGACAGACATTCCGGCAAGGGCGCGAACCTCAGGACCGCCATCGCCCACGCCACGGGCGATATCGTGCTGTGGCAGGATGCCGATCTGGAATACAACCCGAAGGACTATTACGACGTTCTCGAGCCGTTTTTCGAAACCGACGCCGATGTCGTCTACGGCTCGCGGCTGACCCGGGCCAAGTACTGCAAGGTATACGGCACGCTGAACTTCGTCGCCAACAAGCTGCTGACCTGGACGGCGAACGTTCTGTTCAACCGGATTTTCACGGACATCGAAACGGCGATCAAAGCGTTCCGGCTGGAGGCGATCAAATCACTCGATCTGGTTTCCGAAGGTTTCGAGATCGAACCGGAAGTGACCGCCAAGATCTGCAAGGCCGGGCTGAATATCTATGAGGTGCCGATTTCGCATGCCGCACGCTGCTATGAAGAAGGCAAGAAAGTCCGCTGGTGGCATTTTTTCACCAGCATCTGGAGCCTGATCAAATGGCGCGTCGTCGGTTGA
- a CDS encoding SDR family oxidoreductase, with protein sequence MTPIVVTGGFGYVGGRIVQTLLEDGADVRVVTRRAEHEIPAWALSHVTWGDDLKRLCDGAGCLIHLAAPNEIASAADPEKEIAATLALTEAALAAAHAAGIGRFIYFSTVHVYGPLNGHIDENTPTAPTHPYAVAHLESEKRVEAASGNGLAALTLRLSNGFGAPADTGTDRWTLLVNDLCRQAVQERKLTLTSDGRQRRDFLPLTDIAAATRHFAAMNPFPAPYQVINLSAGRAMSVLEMAYLIQDRAGKLLGADIALSVADEAADRQDGGPTPELEIDNSRLCDTGFSPKAPLDAEIDALLQFCINEATPTG encoded by the coding sequence ATGACACCGATCGTCGTAACCGGTGGCTTTGGTTACGTCGGCGGCCGTATCGTGCAGACCCTTCTGGAAGACGGTGCCGATGTCCGCGTGGTGACGCGCAGGGCGGAACATGAAATCCCCGCCTGGGCCCTGTCCCATGTCACCTGGGGTGATGATCTGAAGCGTCTTTGCGACGGCGCCGGATGCCTGATCCATCTGGCTGCGCCGAACGAGATTGCCTCTGCCGCAGACCCGGAAAAGGAAATCGCCGCTACCCTTGCGTTAACCGAAGCCGCTCTTGCGGCGGCTCATGCGGCGGGTATCGGCCGGTTCATCTATTTTTCGACGGTGCATGTCTATGGCCCGCTCAACGGACATATCGACGAAAACACGCCGACGGCACCAACGCACCCGTATGCCGTCGCACACCTTGAATCGGAAAAGCGCGTCGAAGCGGCGAGCGGAAACGGCCTTGCCGCACTGACGCTTCGGCTCTCCAATGGCTTCGGCGCCCCCGCCGACACAGGGACGGATCGCTGGACCCTGCTGGTCAACGATCTCTGCCGACAGGCCGTTCAGGAACGGAAACTGACGCTGACATCGGACGGCCGGCAACGCCGGGATTTTCTGCCGCTCACCGATATCGCCGCCGCCACCCGTCATTTTGCCGCAATGAACCCCTTTCCGGCCCCCTATCAGGTGATTAACCTGTCCGCCGGCCGGGCCATGAGTGTTCTTGAAATGGCGTACCTCATCCAGGACCGCGCCGGCAAGCTGCTGGGGGCAGATATCGCGCTGTCCGTCGCGGATGAGGCCGCCGACCGGCAGGACGGCGGCCCGACGCCCGAACTGGAAATCGACAACAGCCGGCTGTGTGATACCGGCTTCAGTCCCAAAGCCCCGCTGGACGCCGAAATTGACGCCTTGCTGCAGTTTTGCATCAACGAAGCCACGCCGACCGGTTAA
- a CDS encoding dTDP-4-dehydrorhamnose 3,5-epimerase family protein yields the protein MIDGVVRKPLRIIPDARGNIMHMVRNDWPEFAGFGEVYFSCIEPSQVKAWRRHRRMTMQLAVPSGAVEFVLYDDRPDSATNGEVQSVTLSPDSTDTYGLLIIPPGIWNGFRCASETPAIVANCASIGHDPDEAEGRPDDDPAIPYTWPDR from the coding sequence ATGATCGACGGCGTCGTTCGCAAACCGCTTCGCATAATTCCCGACGCGCGGGGCAACATCATGCATATGGTGCGCAACGACTGGCCCGAGTTCGCCGGTTTCGGCGAAGTCTATTTTTCCTGTATCGAGCCCAGCCAGGTCAAAGCCTGGCGGCGTCATCGCCGAATGACCATGCAGCTTGCCGTGCCTTCGGGTGCCGTTGAATTCGTACTCTATGATGACCGGCCCGACAGCGCCACGAACGGAGAGGTGCAGTCTGTAACCCTGTCCCCGGACAGCACCGACACATACGGCCTGCTGATTATTCCGCCCGGCATCTGGAACGGTTTCCGCTGCGCTTCCGAAACCCCTGCCATCGTCGCCAACTGTGCCTCGATCGGGCATGACCCTGACGAAGCCGAAGGCCGGCCCGACGACGACCCCGCCATTCCCTATACCTGGCCCGATAGATGA
- the rfbG gene encoding CDP-glucose 4,6-dehydratase, with amino-acid sequence MEKLVMTLPFDPNVFRGKRILITGDTGFKGSWLALWLSRMGADVWGFALPPEGEQPHFSLLRLDERITHRDGNMLDIDQVRAVVSDSEPEIIFHLAAQSLVKRSYADPKLTFDTNIGGGVNLLDVMRDAPSVKALVFITSDKCYLNKEWDWGYRETDELGGLDPYSASKAAAEIVFKAYAASFLDSRDDLGLATTRAGNVIGGGDWAADRIVPDCIRALGKSEPIRIRMPQATRPWQYVLEPLSGYLTLAAKLLQDPKRYGGAWNFGPGEDSVRTVHQLVDQLVGHWGSGDVIVDTPPDQAYEATLLHLSIDRARNRLAWRPQWSVDRAVEECAIWYKAVLEGSDAYTVSARQIDAYMSGE; translated from the coding sequence TTGGAAAAACTGGTCATGACACTGCCGTTCGATCCCAACGTCTTTCGCGGCAAGCGCATTCTGATCACCGGCGATACCGGGTTCAAGGGATCCTGGCTTGCCTTGTGGCTGTCCCGCATGGGGGCCGATGTGTGGGGTTTCGCCCTGCCCCCGGAAGGTGAGCAGCCGCACTTTTCCCTGTTGCGCCTGGATGAGCGTATCACGCACCGGGACGGCAATATGCTCGATATCGATCAGGTCCGCGCCGTCGTCAGCGACAGCGAACCCGAAATCATTTTTCACCTGGCGGCACAGTCGCTAGTCAAGCGCTCCTATGCCGATCCCAAGCTGACGTTCGATACCAACATCGGCGGCGGCGTCAATCTGCTCGACGTGATGCGCGATGCACCGTCGGTGAAGGCGCTGGTCTTCATTACGTCGGACAAATGTTACCTGAACAAGGAATGGGATTGGGGCTACCGCGAGACCGACGAGCTGGGCGGGCTGGATCCGTACAGTGCTTCCAAGGCGGCGGCGGAGATTGTTTTCAAAGCCTACGCAGCATCGTTTCTGGACAGCCGTGACGATCTAGGTCTTGCGACGACGCGCGCCGGCAATGTCATTGGCGGCGGCGACTGGGCGGCGGATCGCATTGTGCCCGACTGCATCCGTGCACTCGGCAAAAGCGAGCCGATCCGCATTCGCATGCCGCAGGCAACGCGGCCGTGGCAGTATGTCCTTGAGCCCCTGAGCGGCTATCTCACCCTTGCCGCAAAACTTCTGCAAGATCCGAAACGCTATGGCGGTGCATGGAATTTCGGCCCCGGCGAGGATTCCGTCCGTACCGTGCATCAGCTTGTGGATCAGCTTGTCGGTCACTGGGGCAGTGGTGACGTGATCGTCGATACGCCGCCGGATCAGGCTTATGAAGCCACCCTGCTGCATCTCAGCATCGACAGAGCCAGAAACCGTCTTGCCTGGCGTCCGCAATGGAGCGTCGATCGCGCCGTCGAAGAGTGCGCGATCTGGTACAAGGCCGTCCTCGAAGGTTCAGACGCCTACACCGTCAGCGCCCGCCAGATTGACGCCTACATGAGCGGCGAATGA
- the rfbF gene encoding glucose-1-phosphate cytidylyltransferase, producing the protein MKVVILCGGQGTRIRDVAENLPKPMIPIGDRPILWHIMKNYASFGFREFVLCLGYRGHVIKDFFINYDILTHDFQLTLGKPESLEIHSTGNTEDWQITLAETGLNAMTGDRVRQIKKYVGDDEMFMLTYGDGLSDIDIEQLVSFHRAHGKVATVTGVRPPGRFGELESDETGMVMEFNEKPQATGGRISGGFFVLNRAIFDYLPDNDGLVFEEDPLRKLVADDQLMVHQHDGFWQCMDTYRDFKLLTGLWEGDKAPWKNWS; encoded by the coding sequence ATGAAGGTTGTTATTCTTTGCGGCGGACAAGGCACACGTATTCGCGATGTCGCCGAAAATCTGCCGAAACCAATGATCCCGATCGGCGACAGGCCGATCCTTTGGCACATCATGAAGAACTATGCGTCCTTCGGATTCAGAGAGTTCGTGCTCTGCCTCGGCTATCGCGGGCATGTCATCAAGGACTTCTTCATCAACTACGATATCCTGACCCATGATTTTCAGCTCACTCTCGGCAAACCGGAATCGCTGGAGATTCACAGTACCGGCAACACCGAGGACTGGCAGATCACCCTTGCCGAAACAGGGCTGAATGCCATGACCGGCGATCGGGTCCGCCAGATCAAAAAGTATGTCGGCGATGACGAGATGTTCATGCTGACCTACGGCGACGGCCTCAGCGATATCGATATCGAGCAGCTTGTTTCGTTCCACCGCGCGCACGGCAAGGTGGCGACCGTTACCGGGGTGCGCCCGCCGGGCCGGTTCGGCGAACTGGAATCCGACGAGACCGGCATGGTCATGGAATTCAATGAAAAGCCGCAGGCCACAGGCGGGCGGATTTCCGGCGGGTTTTTCGTGCTGAACCGCGCCATCTTCGATTATCTGCCGGACAACGACGGCCTTGTGTTTGAAGAGGACCCGCTCCGCAAGCTGGTTGCGGACGATCAGCTGATGGTCCATCAGCATGACGGTTTCTGGCAGTGCATGGATACGTATCGCGATTTCAAACTGCTGACCGGCCTTTGGGAAGGGGACAAGGCGCCTTGGAAAAACTGGTCATGA
- a CDS encoding glycosyltransferase family 39 protein: MPFLVTLWMLVAAIGGGLFILKASGLLGVLTLPERLSIGSVLGIGLIGWLAFFAGLAEVYAAPAFIGILLALSFGWMFFRSPSTGAAARLDRASPLEWLLIAGLLAVAAMDIMEALAPAADADSLAYHFETPRLFLAEHRIFAIPRAIDGVTQLLVQLSYGIAEGLGGKQAVPLWTLISGWSTGALLYVLARRHVARAWALAGTLILMTAPAVVYAAGTGQVEVRAAAFALLAAYGAAMAVQGAGTTRISLSWVIVAGLAAGFFVGTKMTGLIFATATGLILISMQASVLRVVLYALAVLLAGSQWYIYNWTQTGDPIYPLLWQHVTLMPGFEWDAGMAERLSRMWRHPDAIPRSLFWYVAYPLRTIIAPLPEFGAGRIGFGPAAVILAPFAIIAAFQVTAAYRSTLFKVMLCGIFFYTIWFFTTPTLLVRLILPAYPLVILCVICGTSRFTDGLTSARSVVWSGVAFLLLIQISGQVLFTKKFADYLFSGQSKTAYLKNNIARYGAVIWLNSHLTNNDRALVTHREWLYLLDVPHFMAHPDLQTQVRLTPDANNNQVFSRQLEKAGITHVVVQDFKPGSSDHSLLLDHMRRLEQAGCAHPVAELDLPIFASRTLPQLQSGTQTILVFTVKPETCYPG, from the coding sequence ATGCCGTTCCTCGTCACGCTCTGGATGCTTGTCGCTGCCATCGGCGGCGGGCTGTTCATCCTCAAGGCATCAGGGCTGCTCGGGGTGCTGACTTTGCCCGAACGACTTTCTATAGGGTCTGTACTGGGGATCGGATTGATCGGATGGCTGGCATTTTTTGCAGGACTTGCGGAAGTCTATGCCGCGCCGGCGTTTATCGGAATCCTGTTAGCTCTTTCCTTCGGGTGGATGTTTTTCAGGTCCCCATCAACGGGGGCGGCCGCCCGCCTTGACAGGGCAAGCCCTCTGGAATGGCTGTTGATTGCCGGCCTTTTGGCCGTCGCGGCGATGGATATCATGGAGGCGCTCGCCCCCGCCGCTGACGCCGACAGCCTGGCGTATCATTTTGAAACCCCGCGTCTGTTCCTGGCGGAGCATCGCATTTTCGCCATCCCACGCGCCATTGACGGGGTGACGCAACTTCTTGTGCAATTGAGTTATGGCATCGCTGAGGGCCTCGGCGGCAAACAAGCGGTGCCCCTTTGGACTTTGATTTCCGGATGGAGCACGGGGGCGCTGCTTTATGTGCTGGCGCGGCGCCATGTTGCCCGCGCCTGGGCCTTGGCCGGCACACTTATTCTGATGACCGCACCGGCCGTTGTGTACGCCGCCGGCACAGGACAGGTCGAGGTTCGCGCCGCCGCTTTTGCATTGCTTGCAGCCTATGGTGCCGCCATGGCGGTGCAGGGCGCCGGCACCACGCGCATATCCTTAAGCTGGGTTATTGTCGCCGGGCTTGCCGCCGGATTTTTTGTCGGCACAAAAATGACCGGCCTGATTTTTGCGACGGCCACCGGGCTCATTCTGATCAGTATGCAGGCATCGGTTTTGAGAGTGGTCTTATACGCGCTGGCGGTCCTTCTGGCCGGAAGCCAGTGGTACATTTACAACTGGACGCAGACGGGGGACCCGATTTATCCGCTGCTGTGGCAGCATGTAACGTTGATGCCCGGCTTCGAATGGGATGCCGGCATGGCGGAACGGCTTAGCCGGATGTGGCGACATCCTGACGCGATACCCCGGTCATTATTCTGGTACGTCGCTTATCCCCTGCGGACGATCATTGCACCGTTGCCGGAATTTGGCGCGGGGCGCATCGGATTTGGACCAGCCGCCGTGATTCTTGCGCCTTTCGCCATCATTGCCGCGTTTCAAGTCACAGCAGCTTATCGCTCGACACTCTTCAAGGTCATGCTGTGCGGCATATTCTTTTACACGATCTGGTTTTTCACGACGCCGACCTTGCTTGTTCGTCTCATATTGCCCGCTTATCCACTGGTCATTCTGTGCGTGATTTGCGGGACCAGCCGGTTCACCGATGGCCTGACCTCCGCCCGGTCGGTCGTGTGGTCAGGCGTGGCTTTTCTGCTCCTGATCCAGATCTCCGGACAGGTGCTGTTTACCAAAAAATTTGCCGACTATCTCTTTTCCGGCCAATCCAAAACGGCTTATTTAAAAAACAACATCGCCAGATATGGCGCCGTGATCTGGCTGAATAGCCATTTAACAAACAACGACCGTGCCCTGGTGACCCATCGGGAGTGGTTATATCTTTTGGACGTGCCTCATTTCATGGCCCACCCGGATCTGCAAACGCAGGTTCGGCTTACGCCGGACGCCAATAACAATCAGGTCTTTTCGCGCCAACTTGAAAAAGCCGGAATCACGCACGTTGTCGTGCAAGACTTCAAGCCCGGTTCTTCAGATCACTCGTTGCTGTTGGATCATATGCGCAGACTGGAACAGGCCGGGTGTGCACATCCGGTTGCCGAACTTGATCTTCCTATTTTCGCATCCAGAACTTTGCCTCAGCTTCAGTCAGGAACGCAGACAATTCTTGTTTTCACCGTAAAACCGGAAACCTGCTACCCAGGCTGA